Proteins from one Psilocybe cubensis strain MGC-MH-2018 chromosome 11, whole genome shotgun sequence genomic window:
- a CDS encoding Fruiting body protein SC3, translating to MQFKTLAATVALGATLAAATGSPASQCNTGGLQCCNSTGTANSDAISKILGLLGIVVQDVTALVGVNCSPISVIGIGGNSCTAQPVCCTNNSFGGLVALGCSPVDLNL from the exons ATGCAATTCAAGACCCTCGCTGCTACCGTCGCACTCGGTGCTACCCTTGCTGCCGCCACAGGATCCCCCGCCAGTCAATGCAACACCGGTGGTCTCCAATGCTGCAACAGCACCGGCACCGCCAACAGTGATGCCATTTCCAAGATCCTCGGCCTTTTGGGCATCGTCGTTCAAGACGTCACCGCCCTCGTTGGTGTCAACTGCAGCCCCATCAGTGTCATTGGTATCGGCGGAAACTCCTG CACCGCTCAACCCGTCTGCTGCACCAATAACAGCTTCG GCGGCCTGGTCGCGCTTGGTTGCTCCCCCGTCGACCTCAACCTTTGA